Proteins encoded together in one Vigna angularis cultivar LongXiaoDou No.4 chromosome 5, ASM1680809v1, whole genome shotgun sequence window:
- the LOC108340481 gene encoding shaggy-related protein kinase eta isoform X1, with amino-acid sequence MASMPMGHHQHQPPSAALPLQPSQPQQSQPQHEVPRRSSDMETDKLQDMSTTVIEGNDAVTGHIISTTIGGKNGEPKQTISYMAERVVGTGSFGVVFQAKCLETGEPVAIKKVLQDRRYKNRELQLMRLMDHPNVISLKHCFFSTTSRDELFLNLVMEYVPETMYRVIKHYNTMNQRMPLIYAKLYTYQIFRGLAYIHTTLGVCHRDVKPQNLLVHPLTHQVKLCDFGSAKVLVKGESNISYICSRYYRAPELIFGATEYTASIDIWSAGCVLAELLLGQPLFPGENQVDQLVEIIKVLGTPTREEIRCLNSEYTDFRFPQIKAHPWHKVFHKRMPPEAIDLASRLLQYSPSLRCTALEACAHPFFDELREPNARLPNGRPLPPLFNFKQELAGVSPEMVNRLIPEHIRRQTGLSSPHSTGT; translated from the exons ATGGCCTCCATGCCCATGGGGCACCACCAACACCAACCGCCGTCAGCGGCGTTGCCTTTGCAGCCATCACAACCGCAGCAGTCTCAGCCGCAACACGAAGTGCCACGCCGGAGCTCCGATATGGAGACCGATAAG TTGCAGGATATGTCAACTACTGTCATTGAGGGGAATGATGCCGTCACAGGCCACATAATCTCCACCACTATTGGAGGCAAAAATGGGGAACCTAAACAA ACAATCAGTTACATGGCAGAACGTGTTGTTGGCACTGGATCATTTGGAGTTGTTTTCCAG GCAAAGTGCTTGGAGACTGGAGAGCCAGTGGCTATTAAAAAGGTCTTGCAAGACAGGAGATACAAAAATCGTGAATTGCAGTTAATGCGTTTAATGGATCACCCAAATGTAATTTCCCTGAAGCACTGTTTCTTCTCCACAACAAGCAGAGATGAACTTTTTCTGAACTTAGTAATGGAATATGTCCCTGAGACAATGTACCGAGTTATAAAACACTACAATACTATGAACCAGAGGATGCCTCTCATCTATGCAAAACTGTACACATATCAA ATCTTTAGGGGATTAGCATATATCCATACCACACTGGGAGTTTGCCATAGGGATGTGAAGCCTCAAAATCTTTTG GTTCACCCTCTTACTCACCAAGTTAAGCTTTGTGATTTTGGGAGTGCCAAAGTTCTG gTCAAGGGTGAATCAAACATTTCATACATATGTTCACGTTACTATCGAGCTCCAGAACTAATATTTGGTGCAACAGAATACACAGCTTCTATTGATATATGGTCAGCTGGTTGTGTTCTTGCTGAACTTCTTCTAGGACAG CCACTATTTCCTGGAGAAAATCAGGTGGACCAACTTGTGGAAATTATTAAG GTTCTCGGTACCCCCACACGAGAGGAAATTCGTTGCCTGAACTCAGAATATACAGATTTTAGATTCCCTCAGATTAAAGCTCATCCTTGGCACAAG GTTTTCCATAAGCGAATGCCTCCGGAAGCAATTGACCTTGCATCCAGGCTTCTCCAATACTCACCTAGTCTCCGTTGCACTGCG CTGGAAGCATGTGCACATCCTTTCTTTGATGAGCTCCGCGAGCCAAATGCTCGTCTACCTAATGGCCGTCCATTGCCCCCGCTTTTCAACTTTAAACAGGAA TTGGCTGGAGTATCACCTGAAATGGTCAATAGGCTGATCCCAGAGCATATTAGACGGCAGACTGGTCTCAGTTCCCCTCATTCCACCGGTACATAA
- the LOC108340481 gene encoding shaggy-related protein kinase eta isoform X2, with product MASMPMGHHQHQPPSAALPLQPSQPQQSQPQHEVPRRSSDMETDKDMSTTVIEGNDAVTGHIISTTIGGKNGEPKQTISYMAERVVGTGSFGVVFQAKCLETGEPVAIKKVLQDRRYKNRELQLMRLMDHPNVISLKHCFFSTTSRDELFLNLVMEYVPETMYRVIKHYNTMNQRMPLIYAKLYTYQIFRGLAYIHTTLGVCHRDVKPQNLLVHPLTHQVKLCDFGSAKVLVKGESNISYICSRYYRAPELIFGATEYTASIDIWSAGCVLAELLLGQPLFPGENQVDQLVEIIKVLGTPTREEIRCLNSEYTDFRFPQIKAHPWHKVFHKRMPPEAIDLASRLLQYSPSLRCTALEACAHPFFDELREPNARLPNGRPLPPLFNFKQELAGVSPEMVNRLIPEHIRRQTGLSSPHSTGT from the exons ATGGCCTCCATGCCCATGGGGCACCACCAACACCAACCGCCGTCAGCGGCGTTGCCTTTGCAGCCATCACAACCGCAGCAGTCTCAGCCGCAACACGAAGTGCCACGCCGGAGCTCCGATATGGAGACCGATAAG GATATGTCAACTACTGTCATTGAGGGGAATGATGCCGTCACAGGCCACATAATCTCCACCACTATTGGAGGCAAAAATGGGGAACCTAAACAA ACAATCAGTTACATGGCAGAACGTGTTGTTGGCACTGGATCATTTGGAGTTGTTTTCCAG GCAAAGTGCTTGGAGACTGGAGAGCCAGTGGCTATTAAAAAGGTCTTGCAAGACAGGAGATACAAAAATCGTGAATTGCAGTTAATGCGTTTAATGGATCACCCAAATGTAATTTCCCTGAAGCACTGTTTCTTCTCCACAACAAGCAGAGATGAACTTTTTCTGAACTTAGTAATGGAATATGTCCCTGAGACAATGTACCGAGTTATAAAACACTACAATACTATGAACCAGAGGATGCCTCTCATCTATGCAAAACTGTACACATATCAA ATCTTTAGGGGATTAGCATATATCCATACCACACTGGGAGTTTGCCATAGGGATGTGAAGCCTCAAAATCTTTTG GTTCACCCTCTTACTCACCAAGTTAAGCTTTGTGATTTTGGGAGTGCCAAAGTTCTG gTCAAGGGTGAATCAAACATTTCATACATATGTTCACGTTACTATCGAGCTCCAGAACTAATATTTGGTGCAACAGAATACACAGCTTCTATTGATATATGGTCAGCTGGTTGTGTTCTTGCTGAACTTCTTCTAGGACAG CCACTATTTCCTGGAGAAAATCAGGTGGACCAACTTGTGGAAATTATTAAG GTTCTCGGTACCCCCACACGAGAGGAAATTCGTTGCCTGAACTCAGAATATACAGATTTTAGATTCCCTCAGATTAAAGCTCATCCTTGGCACAAG GTTTTCCATAAGCGAATGCCTCCGGAAGCAATTGACCTTGCATCCAGGCTTCTCCAATACTCACCTAGTCTCCGTTGCACTGCG CTGGAAGCATGTGCACATCCTTTCTTTGATGAGCTCCGCGAGCCAAATGCTCGTCTACCTAATGGCCGTCCATTGCCCCCGCTTTTCAACTTTAAACAGGAA TTGGCTGGAGTATCACCTGAAATGGTCAATAGGCTGATCCCAGAGCATATTAGACGGCAGACTGGTCTCAGTTCCCCTCATTCCACCGGTACATAA
- the LOC108340508 gene encoding uncharacterized protein LOC108340508, with amino-acid sequence MASATAHVFSGLTVSGGKGNSIFNFNHSPFSSTLLPSNFRPFNSFSSNGLFSRDYLSKDMLCRPTRSPVVCMAGKGSSKKKSKVIRLVSTAGTGFFYAIKKSKKNEKLELKKYDPKVKRHVVFKESK; translated from the exons atggCGAGTGCAACAGCGCATGTTTTTTCAGGGCTCACTGTTTCTGGTGGCAAAGGAAATTCAATCTTCAATTTCAATCACTCTCCTTTTTCTTCCACTCTTCTTCCCTCAAATTTCAGGCCcttcaactctttctcatccaATGGTCTTTTCTCCAGAG ATTACTTGTCAAAGGACATGCTTTGCCGCCCAACACGTTCTCCTGTTGTTTGTATGGCCGGAAAAGGTTCCAGTAAGAAAAAG TCTAAGGTTATTAGGCTTGTCTCAACGGCTGGAACTGGATTCTTTTATGCCATAAAGAAAAGCAAGAAGAATGAAAAGCTTGAGCTGAAGAAGTATGATCCAAAGGTGAAGCGCCATGTTGTGTTCAAAGAATCGAAATAA
- the LOC108340507 gene encoding peroxidase P7-like has product MSFINNSFFVIVSILSLLAFSSNAQLSPSFYARTCPNLQTIVRSTMRQAIAREARLGASILRLFFHDCFVQGCDASILLDDTATFTGEKNAFPNRNSARGFEVIDTIKTNVEAACNATVSCADILALATRDGVVLLGGPSWTVPLGRRDARTASQSAANSQIPGPSSDLSTLITMFANKGLTARDLTVLSGGHTIGQAQCQFFRNRIYNETNIDPNFATTRRATCPVSGGNTNLAPLDTVTPTRFDNNYYTNLVKQRGLLHSDQVLFNGGSQDALVRTYSGNSVAFFRDFAAAMVKMGNISPLTGTNGEIRRNCRVLN; this is encoded by the exons ATGTCTTTCATTAACAACTCTTTCTTTGTTATAGtttctattctttctcttttggctttttcaagcaatgcacaacTTTCTCCCTCCTTTTATGCCAGAACTTGCCCCAACCTTCAAACCATAGTGCGCAGTACAATGAGACAAGCCATTGCCAGAGAAGCTAGGCTTGGTGCCTCTATTCTTCGCTTGTTCTTTCATGATTGCTTTGTACAA GGCTGTGATGCATCGATTCTACTGGACGACACTGCAACATTCACAGGAGAGAAAAACGCGTTTCCTAACAGAAATTCAGCGAGGGGCTTCGAAGTTATTGACACCATTAAAACCAACGTTGAAGCTGCTTGCAATGCCACTGTGTCTTGTGCTGATATTCTTGCACTTGCCACAAGAGATGGAGTAGTTCTG CTAGGAGGACCCTCATGGACAGTGCCTCTAGGAAGAAGAGATGCAAGAACAGCAAGTCAGAGTGCAGCCAACAGCCAAATCCCTGGACCTTCCTCAGACCTCTCTACACTGATAACCATGTTTGCAAACAAAGGTCTGACAGCAAGAGACCTAACAGTGCTCTCAGGAGGCCACACAATTGGCCAAGCACAGTGCCAATTCTTCAGAAATCGCATATACAACGAAACCAACATTGATCCTAACTTTGCCACCACAAGAAGGGCCACTTGTCCTGTTTCTGGAGGGAACACCAACCTGGCCCCTCTTGACACCGTCACACCAACCCGTTTTGACAACAATTACTACACTAATCTTGTGAAACAACGTGGCCTTCTCCACTCTGACCAAGTGCTTTTCAATGGTGGCTCTCAAGATGCCCTTGTGAGGACCTACAGTGGCAATTCTGTTGCCTTTTTCAGGGACTTTGCTGCTGCCATGGTGAAGATGGGCAACATTAGTCCTCTCACTGGGACCAATGGAGAGATTAGAAGGAACTGCAGGGTGCTGAATTGA